A genomic stretch from Setaria viridis chromosome 1, Setaria_viridis_v4.0, whole genome shotgun sequence includes:
- the LOC117862118 gene encoding subtilisin-like protease SBT1.4, with amino-acid sequence MVRLVVATCLLLAVAAILALAAGEPEAEAMTSYIVHVASSHAPRPSRRRALAQAAYYSSFLRDHLPTHLLHPTPSVHYSYTHAATGFAARLTGCQAAYLESQPSVLAVVPDAMLQLHTTMTPSFLRLSALSGLLPASNGAMDVVIGVIDTGIYPKGRASFAADPSLSPPPGSFRGGCVSTPSFNGSTFCNNKLVGAKFFYLGYKALNGRLTDETDQSISPLDVNGHGTHTASTAAGSAAAGAGFYNYGKGTAVGVAPNARIAAYKVCWEHGCADSDILAAFDEAIADRVNVISYSIGPVGKVPKLHRDGATVGAFSAVRKGIVVSASAGNAGPGESTVGNIAPWMLTVGASTINRRFPGTVVLGNGDTLNGTSLYVGKPLDATKIALVYGGDVGTNVCEAGKLDKTLVAGKIVLCDHDDENEVAQGEAVKLAGGAGAIFESTEDSGELPPTSPHILPATTISFAAAKKIKKYISTHSSPTAMIMFHGTVVSRTPSSPRMADFSSRGPNLHAPEILKPDITAPGVDILAAWTGKKSPSSLDSDKRRVKYNIISGTSMSCPHVSGIAALLRQARPDWSPAAIKSAMMTTAYVLDNAGNVIKDTSTGRASTPFVYGAGHVDPNRAVDPGLVYDAGVRDYISFLCALGYTSKEIGIFTRDGSRADYCSTRTGSSGDLNYPAFSAVFHSDMDEVTQRRVVRNVGRNASATYTARIISPAGVRVTVEPRKLQFTATQQTREYVMTFAPRGDARVTDKYTFGSIVWSDGEHKVTSPIAITWPVSQVAAS; translated from the coding sequence ATGGTCAGGCTCGTCGTGGCAACATGCCTCCTACTCGCCGTCGCCGCTATCTTGGCGCTGGCGGCCGGGGAGCCTGAGGCCGAGGCCATGACCTCCTACATTGTGCACGTCGCGTCCTCGCACGCTCCACGGCCGTCCCGCCGGCGCGCGCTTGCCCAGGCCGCGTACTACTCCTCCTTCCTGCGTGACCACCTGCCCACGCACCTCCTGCACCCAACGCCGAGCGTGCACTACTCCTACACGCACGCCGCGACGGGCTTCGCGGCGCGCCTGACGGGGTGCCAGGCCGCGTACCTCGAGTCCCAGCCGtccgtcctcgccgtcgtccccgACGCGATGCTGCAGCTGCACACCACGATGACGCCCTCTTTCCTCCGCCTGTCGGCGTTGTCGGGGCTACTCCCAGCATCCAACGGCGCCATGGACGTTGTTATAGGCGTCATCGACACCGGCATCTACCCCAAGGGCCGAGCGTCCTTCGCTGCTGACccgtcgctgtcgccgccgcccggatcgTTCCGTGGTGGCTGCGTCTCGACGCCGTCGTTCAACGGATCCACGTTCTGCAACAACAAGCTCGTCGGCGCCAAGTTTTTCTACCTGGGATACAAGGCTTTGAATGGCCGCCTGACTGATGAGACGGATCAGTCCATCTCGCCGCTAGACGTCAACGGCCATGGCACACACACCGCCTCCACTGCTGCTGGCTCTGCCGCCGCAGGCGCCGGGTTCTACAACTATGGCAAGGGCACGGCCGTAGGCGTGGCCCCCAACGCGCGTATTGCCGCCTACAAGGTGTGCTGGGAACACGGGTGCGCGGACTCTGACATCCTCGCTGCCTTCGATGAGGCCATTGCCGACAGAGTTAATGTCATCTCCTACTCAATTGGCCCTGTCGGCAAGGTGCCGAAGCTTCACAGAGACGGCGCGACCGTGGGTGCGTTCAGCGCCGTCCGGAAGGGCATCGTTGTCTCTGCCTCGGCAGGGAACGCCGGCCCCGGAGAGTCCACCGTCGGCAATATTGCACCGTGGATGTTGACAGTGGGAGCTTCAACCATCAACCGTCGGTTCCCTGGTACTGTCGTTCTCGGCAATGGCGACACCTTAAACGGCACTTCACTCTATGTTGGCAAGCCACTCGATGCGACCAAAATAGCGTTAGTCTATGGCGGGGATGTGGGCACGAACGTGTGTGAAGCTGGGAAGCTGGACAAAACTCTCGTTGCCGGGAAGATCGTGCTGTGCGACCATGATGACGAGAATGAGGTAGCGCAAGGCGAGGCTGTTAAACTCGCCGGTGGCGCCGGAGCAATCTTCGAGAGCACGGAAGACTCCGGCGAGCTGCCTCCGACAAGTCCTCACATCCTCCCCGCAACGACCATTTCATTTGCTGCTGCCAAGAAGATCAAGAAGTACATAAGCACGCATTCATCACCTACCGCGATGATCATGTTCCATGGCACCGTCGTTAGTCGGACGCCTTCTTCCCCCAGAATGGCAGACTTCTCGAGCCGCGGCCCGAACCTCCACGCGCCTGAGATCCTCAAGCCGGACATCACCGCCCCCGGCGTGGACATCCTCGCCGCCTGGACCGGCAAGAAGTCGCCCTCAAGTCTCGACAGCGACAAGAGGCGAGTGAAGTACAACATCATATCCGGAACATCCATGTCATGCCCCCATGTGAGTGGCATTGCGGCGCTACTCCGACAGGCGCGGCCGGACTGGAGTCCCGCCGCGATCAAATCTGCGATGATGACCACTGCGTACGTCTTGGACAACGCCGGCAATGTCATCAAGGACACGTCCACCGGCAGGGCGTCCACGCCGTTTGTGTACGGAGCCGGCCATGTGGACCCCAACCGCGCCGTCGACCCAGGCCTGGTGTACGACGCCGGCGTCAGGGACTACATCTCCTTCCTGTGCGCGCTCGGCTACACCTCCAAGGAGATCGGAATCTTCACAAGAGATGGCTCCAGGGCCGACTACTGTTCAACACGCACAGGCTCCTCCGGCGACCTCAACTACCCTGCCTTCTCTGCTGTGTTTCACTCCGACATGGATGAGGTCACGCAACGGCGCGTCGTGCGAAACGTCGGGAGGAACGCCAGCGCCACGTACACGGCCAGAATCATCAGCCCTGCCGGTGTGCGTGTCACGGTGGAGCCTCGGAAGCTGCAGTTCACTGCGACGCAGCAGACGCGAGAGTACGTGATGACCTTCGCGCCGCGAGGAGACGCGCGTGTGACCGACAAGTACACGTTCGGGTCCATCGTGTGGAGCGACGGCGAGCACAAGGTGACCAGCCCCATCGCCATCACCTGGCCGGTGAGCCAAGTGGCAGCGTCGTGA